A genomic segment from Aspergillus puulaauensis MK2 DNA, chromosome 1, nearly complete sequence encodes:
- the TRS33 gene encoding trafficking protein particle complex subunit (BUSCO:EOG09263RY2;~COG:U;~EggNog:ENOG410PKMP;~InterPro:IPR024096,IPR037992,IPR007194;~PFAM:PF04051;~go_process: GO:0043087 - regulation of GTPase activity [Evidence IEA];~go_process: GO:0048193 - Golgi vesicle transport [Evidence IEA]), with the protein MSFDASSTPPNNSDSRARLLNASCLDFLLIELVPMAERIAKDLAAEDRLLDDEETNETAFFRLESLGYRVGQGLAERFSRDRPRFTDNLDVIKFLCKDLWMTLFKKQIDNLKTNHRGVYVLTDNSFRPFARMSMSIRSEAVSMAQAYLWFPCGVIRGALSNLGIYATVQAETTELPGATFQIKAINKS; encoded by the exons ATGTCGTTCGATGCGTCCAGTACACCCCCCAATAATTCCGACTCCCGAGCCAGGCTCCTCAATGCATCATGTCTAGATTTCTTGCTCATTGAGTTAGTGCCAATGGCTGAGCGAATAGCCAAAGATCTCGCGGCGGAAGATAGATTACtcgatgatgaggaaacgAATGAAACGGCGTTTTTCCGCCTCGAGTCACTAGGCTATAGGGTTGGGCAAGGACTTGCGGAAAG ATTCTCCCGAGATCGACCGCGTTTCACGGATAATCTAGACGTCATCAAGTTCCTTTGCAAGGATTTATGGATGACATTGTTCAAGAAACAAATTGATAATCTAAAGACGAACCATCGC GGTGTATATGTCTTGACGGACAACTCCTTTCGCCCTTTCGCGAGAATGAGCATGTCCATCAGAAGTGAGGCCGTATCAATGGCGCAGGCG TATTTATGGTTTCCTTGTGGTGTCATTCGTGGTGCATTGTCAAACCTGGGCATATATGCAACGGTTCAGGCTGAAACCACTGAGCTCCCCGGCGCAACTTTTCAGATAAAAGCAATCAACAAATCTTAA
- a CDS encoding malate dehydrogenase (COG:C;~EggNog:ENOG410PGH8;~InterPro:IPR015955,IPR001236,IPR036291,IPR001557, IPR010097,IPR022383;~PFAM:PF00056,PF02866;~go_function: GO:0003824 - catalytic activity [Evidence IEA];~go_function: GO:0016491 - oxidoreductase activity [Evidence IEA];~go_function: GO:0016616 - oxidoreductase activity, acting on the CH-OH group of donors, NAD or NADP as acceptor [Evidence IEA];~go_function: GO:0030060 - L-malate dehydrogenase activity [Evidence IEA];~go_process: GO:0005975 - carbohydrate metabolic process [Evidence IEA];~go_process: GO:0006099 - tricarboxylic acid cycle [Evidence IEA];~go_process: GO:0019752 - carboxylic acid metabolic process [Evidence IEA];~go_process: GO:0055114 - oxidation-reduction process [Evidence IEA]), whose translation MVKAAVLGASGGIGQPLSLLLKTSPLIDELALYDVVNTPGVAADLSHISSIAKISGHLPKDDGLKNALTGTDIVVIPAGIPRKPGMTRDDLFKINAGIVRDLVKGIAEYSPKAFILIISNPVNSTVPIAAEVLKAAGVFDPTRLFGVTTLDVVRAETFTQEFSGQKDPSTVTIPVVGGHSGETIVPLFSKVSPAFQVPADKYAALVNRVQFGGDEVVKAKDGAGSATLSMAFAGFRFAESVIKASKGQSGIVEPSYVYLPGVPGGADIAKATGVDFFSTPIELGPNGVKKAVNILEGATEDEKKLLDVAIKGLKGNIEKGVEFAQSPPPKL comes from the exons ATGGTTAAGGCTG CTGTTCTCGGAGCCTCTGGTGGCATTGGCCAG CCCCTTTCCCTCCTGCTTAAGACCTCCCCTCTCATCGATGAACTCGCGCTGTACGATGTTGTTAACACTCCCGGTGTTGCTGCGGACCTTTCGCACATCTCATCCATTGCT AAAATCTCTGGCCACCTTCCCAAGGATGACGGCCTCAAGAATGCACTAACTGGCACTGATATTGTCGTGATCCCCGCCGGAATTCCTC GCAAGCCTGGTATGACTCGTGATGATCTTTTTAAGATCAACGCTGGTATCGTCCGCGACCTCGTCAAGGGCATTGCCGAATACAGCCCCAAGGCTTTCATCTTGATTATCTCTAACCCTGTCAACTCCACTGTCCCAATTGCCGCCGAGGTGCTCAAAGCCGCTGGCGTCTTTGACCCTACGCGTCTCTTTGGTGTCACTACTCTTGATGTTGTTCGTGCAGAGACGTTCACCCAGGAGTTCTCTGGCCAAAAGGACCCTTCAACAGTGACGATCCCTGTTGTCGGTGGTCACTCTGGCGAGACCATTGTCCCTCTATTTAGCAAGGTCTCCCCAGCGTTCCAGGTCCCAGCTGACAAATACGCTGCTCTCGTGAACC GTGTTCAAttcggtggtgatgaggTAGTCAAAGCTAAGGATGGTGCCGGATCCGCCACCCTATCCATGGCTTTTGCTGGTTTCAG GTTTGCTGAGAGCGTCATCAAGGCCTCCAAGGGCCAGTCCGGCATTGTCGAACCAAGCTACGTCTACCTCCCAGGTGTTCCGGGAGGTGCGGATATCGCGAAGGCCACCGGCGTAGACTTTTTCTCGACTCCGATCGAACTTGGG CCGAACGGCGTCAAGAAAGCCGTTAACATCCTCGAGGGCGCCAccgaggatgagaagaagctgcTTGATGTTGCTATCAAGGGCCTTAAAGGAAACATTGAGAAGGGCGTCGAATTTGCCCAGAGCCCCCCACCAAA GCTTTga
- a CDS encoding 60S ribosomal protein L28 (COG:J;~EggNog:ENOG410PR32;~InterPro:IPR002672,IPR029004;~PFAM:PF01778;~go_component: GO:0005840 - ribosome [Evidence IEA];~go_function: GO:0003735 - structural constituent of ribosome [Evidence IEA];~go_process: GO:0006412 - translation [Evidence IEA]), with amino-acid sequence MAAERSNVSSDLIWQLTRNQNAYLVKRNSNGGVQFSRDPLNVLNKHSFKYAGYSNTKAVGVQPAENGGVVAITKKPGTSQQPAKSLATVTYGPNASNRKVYKGVADRTAKGGYRADLRQDAVARVSAVRRSQKAKKDTPARKPRGAQARKATEEESA; translated from the exons ATGGCCGCCGAAAGATCGAACGTTTCCAGCGACCTCATCTGGCAGCTCACCC GCAACCAGAACGCTTACCTGGTCAAGCGTAACAGCAATGGTGGTGTCCAGTTCTCACGCGACCCCCTCAACGTCTTGAACAAGCACTCTTTCAAG TACGCCGGCTACTCCAACACCAAG GCCGTCGGTGTTCAGCCTGCCGAGAATGGTGGAGTTGTCGCTATCACCAAGAAGCCTGGCACCTCCCAGCAACCTGCCAAGAGCCTGGCAACCGTGACCTACGGGCCCAACGCCTCCAACCGCAA GGTCTACAAGGGTGTTGCTGACAGGACTGCTAAGGGTGGCTATCGCGCTGACCTCCGACAAGATGCAGTTGCTCGTGTGAGTGCGGTTCGCCGCTCCCAGAAGGCTAAGAAGGATACCCCCGCCAGAAAGCCCCGTGGAGCTCAGGCCAGGAAGGCTACCGAGGAGGAGTCTGCATAA